A window of Pan paniscus chromosome 10, NHGRI_mPanPan1-v2.0_pri, whole genome shotgun sequence contains these coding sequences:
- the DDX55 gene encoding ATP-dependent RNA helicase DDX55 isoform X4: MEHVTEGCWESLPVPLHPQVLGALRELGFPYMTPVQSATIPLFMRNKDVAAEAVTGSGKTLAFVIPILEILLRREEKLKKSQVGAIIITPTRELAIQIDEVLSHFTKHFPEFSQILWIGGRNPGEDVEKFKQQGGNIIVATPGRLEDMFRRKAEGLDLASCVRSLDVLVLDEADRLLDMGFEASINTILEFLPKQRRTGLFSATQTQEVENLVRAGLRNPVRVSVKEKGVAASSAQKTPSRLENYYMVCKADEKFNQLVHFLRNHKQEKHLVFFSTCACVEYYGKALEVLVKGVKIMCIHGKMKYKRNKIFMEFRKLQSGILVCTDVMARGIDIPEVNWVLQYDPPSNASAFVHRCGRTARIGHGGSALVFLLPMEESYINFLAINQKVVMGSPGDMMPAREGENVVCVCV, from the exons TCCGCAACCATCCCTCTGTTCATGCGAAACAAAGATGTCGCTGCAGAAGCG GTCACAGGTAGTGGCAAAACACTCGCTTTTGTCATCCCCATCCTGGAAATTCTtctgagaagagaagagaagttaAAAAAGAGTCAG GTTGGAGCCATAATCATCACCCCCACTCGAGAGCTGGCCATTCAAATAGACGAGGTCCTGTCGCATTTCACGAAGCACTTCCCCGAGTTCAG CCAGATTCTTTGGATCGGAGGCAGGAATCCTGGAGAAGATGTTGAGAAGTTTAAGCAACAAGG TGGGAACATCATTGTGGCCACTCCAGGCCGCTTGGAGGACATGTTCCGGAGGAAGGCCGAAGGCTTGGATCTGGCCAGCTGTGTGCGATCCCTGGATGTCCTGGTGTTGGATGAGGCAGACAGACTTCTGGACATGGGGTTTGAGGCAAG CATCAACACCATTCTGGAGTTTTTGCCAAAGCAGAGGAGAACAGGCCTTTTCTCTGCCACTCAGACGCAGGAAGTGGAGAACCTGGTGAGAGCGGGCCTCCGGAACCCTGTCCGGGTCTCAGTGAAGGAGAAGGGCGTGGCAGCCAGCAGTGCCCAGAAGACCCCCTCCCGCCTGGAAAACTACTACATG GTATGCAAGGCAGATGAGAAATTTAATCAGCTGGTCCATTTTCTTCGCAATCATAAGCAGGAGAAACACCTGGTCTTCTTCAG CACCTGTGCCTGTGTGGAATACTATGGGAAGGCTCTGGAAGTGCTGGTGAAGGGCGTGAAGATTATGTGCATTCATGGAAAGATGAAATATAAACGCAATAAGATCTTCATGGAGTTCCGCAAATTGCAAAG TGGGATTTTAGTGTGCACTGATGTGATGGCCCGGGGAATTGATATTCCTGAAGTCAACTGGGTTTTGCAGTATGACCCTCCCAGCAATGCAAG TGCCTTCGTGCATCGCTGCGGTCGCACAGCTCGCATTGGCCACGGGGGCAGCGCTCTGGTGTTCCTCCTGCCCATGGAAGAGTCATACATCAATTTCCTTGCAATTAACCAAAAA gttgTGATGGGGAGCCCTGGGGATATGATGCCAGCCAGGGAAGGTGAgaatgtggtatgtgtgtgtgtgtag
- the DDX55 gene encoding ATP-dependent RNA helicase DDX55 isoform X1 has protein sequence MEHVTEGCWESLPVPLHPQVLGALRELGFPYMTPVQSATIPLFMRNKDVAAEAVTGSGKTLAFVIPILEILLRREEKLKKSQVGAIIITPTRELAIQIDEVLSHFTKHFPEFSQILWIGGRNPGEDVEKFKQQGGNIIVATPGRLEDMFRRKAEGLDLASCVRSLDVLVLDEADRLLDMGFEASINTILEFLPKQRRTGLFSATQTQEVENLVRAGLRNPVRVSVKEKGVAASSAQKTPSRLENYYMVCKADEKFNQLVHFLRNHKQEKHLVFFSTCACVEYYGKALEVLVKGVKIMCIHGKMKYKRNKIFMEFRKLQSGILVCTDVMARGIDIPEVNWVLQYDPPSNASAFVHRCGRTARIGHGGSALVFLLPMEESYINFLAINQKCPLQEMKPQRNTADLLPKLKSMALADRAVFEKGMKAFVSYVQAYAKHECNLIFRLKDLDFASLARGFALLRMPKMPELRGKQFPDFVPVDVNTDTIPFKDKIREKQRQKLLEQQRREKTENEGRRKFIKNKAWSKQKAKKEKKKKMNEKRKREEGSDIEDEDMEELLNDTRLLKKLKKGKITEEEFEKGLLTTGKRTIKTVDLGISDLEDDC, from the exons TCCGCAACCATCCCTCTGTTCATGCGAAACAAAGATGTCGCTGCAGAAGCG GTCACAGGTAGTGGCAAAACACTCGCTTTTGTCATCCCCATCCTGGAAATTCTtctgagaagagaagagaagttaAAAAAGAGTCAG GTTGGAGCCATAATCATCACCCCCACTCGAGAGCTGGCCATTCAAATAGACGAGGTCCTGTCGCATTTCACGAAGCACTTCCCCGAGTTCAG CCAGATTCTTTGGATCGGAGGCAGGAATCCTGGAGAAGATGTTGAGAAGTTTAAGCAACAAGG TGGGAACATCATTGTGGCCACTCCAGGCCGCTTGGAGGACATGTTCCGGAGGAAGGCCGAAGGCTTGGATCTGGCCAGCTGTGTGCGATCCCTGGATGTCCTGGTGTTGGATGAGGCAGACAGACTTCTGGACATGGGGTTTGAGGCAAG CATCAACACCATTCTGGAGTTTTTGCCAAAGCAGAGGAGAACAGGCCTTTTCTCTGCCACTCAGACGCAGGAAGTGGAGAACCTGGTGAGAGCGGGCCTCCGGAACCCTGTCCGGGTCTCAGTGAAGGAGAAGGGCGTGGCAGCCAGCAGTGCCCAGAAGACCCCCTCCCGCCTGGAAAACTACTACATG GTATGCAAGGCAGATGAGAAATTTAATCAGCTGGTCCATTTTCTTCGCAATCATAAGCAGGAGAAACACCTGGTCTTCTTCAG CACCTGTGCCTGTGTGGAATACTATGGGAAGGCTCTGGAAGTGCTGGTGAAGGGCGTGAAGATTATGTGCATTCATGGAAAGATGAAATATAAACGCAATAAGATCTTCATGGAGTTCCGCAAATTGCAAAG TGGGATTTTAGTGTGCACTGATGTGATGGCCCGGGGAATTGATATTCCTGAAGTCAACTGGGTTTTGCAGTATGACCCTCCCAGCAATGCAAG TGCCTTCGTGCATCGCTGCGGTCGCACAGCTCGCATTGGCCACGGGGGCAGCGCTCTGGTGTTCCTCCTGCCCATGGAAGAGTCATACATCAATTTCCTTGCAATTAACCAAAAA tgccCCCTGCAGGAGATGAAGCCCCAGAGAAACACAGCGGACCTTCTGCCAAAACTCAAGTCCATGGCCCTGGCTGACAGAGCTGTGTTTGAAAAGGGCATGAAAGCCTTTGTGTCATATGTCCAAGCTTATGCAAAGCATGAATGCAACCTGATTTTCAGATTAAAGG ATCTTGATTTTGCCAGCCTTGCTCGAGGTTTTGCCCTGCTGAGGATGCCCAAGATGCCAGAATTGAGAGGAAAGCAGTTTCCAGATTTTGTGCCCGTGGACGTTAATACCGACACGATTCCATTTAAAGATAAAATCAGAGAAAAGCAGAGGCAGAAACTCCTGGAGcaacaaagaagagagaaaacagaaaatgaagggagaagaaaattcataaaaaataaagcttGGTCAAAGCagaaagccaaaaaagaaaagaagaaaaaaatgaatgagaaaaggaaaagggaagag GGTTCTGATATTGAAGATGAGGACATGGAAGAACTTCTTAATGACACAAGACTCTTGAAAAAACTTAAGAAAGGCAAAATAACTGAAGAAGAATTTGAGAAGGGCTTGTTGACAACTGGCAAAAGAACAATCAAGACAGTGGATTTAGGGATCTCAGATTTGGAAGATGACTGCTGA
- the DDX55 gene encoding ATP-dependent RNA helicase DDX55 isoform X3 — MEHVTEGCWESLPVPLHPQVLGALRELGFPYMTPVQSATIPLFMRNKDVAAEAVTGSGKTLAFVIPILEILLRREEKLKKSQVGAIIITPTRELAIQIDEVLSHFTKHFPEFSQILWIGGRNPGEDVEKFKQQGGNIIVATPGRLEDMFRRKAEGLDLASCVRSLDVLVLDEADRLLDMGFEASINTILEFLPKQRRTGLFSATQTQEVENLVRAGLRNPVRVSVKEKGVAASSAQKTPSRLENYYMVCKADEKFNQLVHFLRNHKQEKHLVFFSTCACVEYYGKALEVLVKGVKIMCIHGKMKYKRNKIFMEFRKLQSGILVCTDVMARGIDIPEVNWVLQYDPPSNASAFVHRCGRTARIGHGGSALVFLLPMEESYINFLAINQKCPLQEMKPQRNTADLLPKLKSMALADRAVFEKGMKAFVSYVQAYAKHECNLIFRLKALLEVLPC, encoded by the exons TCCGCAACCATCCCTCTGTTCATGCGAAACAAAGATGTCGCTGCAGAAGCG GTCACAGGTAGTGGCAAAACACTCGCTTTTGTCATCCCCATCCTGGAAATTCTtctgagaagagaagagaagttaAAAAAGAGTCAG GTTGGAGCCATAATCATCACCCCCACTCGAGAGCTGGCCATTCAAATAGACGAGGTCCTGTCGCATTTCACGAAGCACTTCCCCGAGTTCAG CCAGATTCTTTGGATCGGAGGCAGGAATCCTGGAGAAGATGTTGAGAAGTTTAAGCAACAAGG TGGGAACATCATTGTGGCCACTCCAGGCCGCTTGGAGGACATGTTCCGGAGGAAGGCCGAAGGCTTGGATCTGGCCAGCTGTGTGCGATCCCTGGATGTCCTGGTGTTGGATGAGGCAGACAGACTTCTGGACATGGGGTTTGAGGCAAG CATCAACACCATTCTGGAGTTTTTGCCAAAGCAGAGGAGAACAGGCCTTTTCTCTGCCACTCAGACGCAGGAAGTGGAGAACCTGGTGAGAGCGGGCCTCCGGAACCCTGTCCGGGTCTCAGTGAAGGAGAAGGGCGTGGCAGCCAGCAGTGCCCAGAAGACCCCCTCCCGCCTGGAAAACTACTACATG GTATGCAAGGCAGATGAGAAATTTAATCAGCTGGTCCATTTTCTTCGCAATCATAAGCAGGAGAAACACCTGGTCTTCTTCAG CACCTGTGCCTGTGTGGAATACTATGGGAAGGCTCTGGAAGTGCTGGTGAAGGGCGTGAAGATTATGTGCATTCATGGAAAGATGAAATATAAACGCAATAAGATCTTCATGGAGTTCCGCAAATTGCAAAG TGGGATTTTAGTGTGCACTGATGTGATGGCCCGGGGAATTGATATTCCTGAAGTCAACTGGGTTTTGCAGTATGACCCTCCCAGCAATGCAAG TGCCTTCGTGCATCGCTGCGGTCGCACAGCTCGCATTGGCCACGGGGGCAGCGCTCTGGTGTTCCTCCTGCCCATGGAAGAGTCATACATCAATTTCCTTGCAATTAACCAAAAA tgccCCCTGCAGGAGATGAAGCCCCAGAGAAACACAGCGGACCTTCTGCCAAAACTCAAGTCCATGGCCCTGGCTGACAGAGCTGTGTTTGAAAAGGGCATGAAAGCCTTTGTGTCATATGTCCAAGCTTATGCAAAGCATGAATGCAACCTGATTTTCAGATTAAAGG CCTTGCTCGAGGTTTTGCCCTGCTGA
- the DDX55 gene encoding ATP-dependent RNA helicase DDX55 isoform X2 — MEHVTEGCWESLPVPLHPQVLGALRELGFPYMTPVQSATIPLFMRNKDVAAEAVTGSGKTLAFVIPILEILLRREEKLKKSQVGAIIITPTRELAIQIDEVLSHFTKHFPEFSQILWIGGRNPGEDVEKFKQQGGNIIVATPGRLEDMFRRKAEGLDLASCVRSLDVLVLDEADRLLDMGFEASINTILEFLPKQRRTGLFSATQTQEVENLVRAGLRNPVRVSVKEKGVAASSAQKTPSRLENYYMVCKADEKFNQLVHFLRNHKQEKHLVFFSTCACVEYYGKALEVLVKGVKIMCIHGKMKYKRNKIFMEFRKLQSGILVCTDVMARGIDIPEVNWVLQYDPPSNASLARGFALLRMPKMPELRGKQFPDFVPVDVNTDTIPFKDKIREKQRQKLLEQQRREKTENEGRRKFIKNKAWSKQKAKKEKKKKMNEKRKREEGSDIEDEDMEELLNDTRLLKKLKKGKITEEEFEKGLLTTGKRTIKTVDLGISDLEDDC, encoded by the exons TCCGCAACCATCCCTCTGTTCATGCGAAACAAAGATGTCGCTGCAGAAGCG GTCACAGGTAGTGGCAAAACACTCGCTTTTGTCATCCCCATCCTGGAAATTCTtctgagaagagaagagaagttaAAAAAGAGTCAG GTTGGAGCCATAATCATCACCCCCACTCGAGAGCTGGCCATTCAAATAGACGAGGTCCTGTCGCATTTCACGAAGCACTTCCCCGAGTTCAG CCAGATTCTTTGGATCGGAGGCAGGAATCCTGGAGAAGATGTTGAGAAGTTTAAGCAACAAGG TGGGAACATCATTGTGGCCACTCCAGGCCGCTTGGAGGACATGTTCCGGAGGAAGGCCGAAGGCTTGGATCTGGCCAGCTGTGTGCGATCCCTGGATGTCCTGGTGTTGGATGAGGCAGACAGACTTCTGGACATGGGGTTTGAGGCAAG CATCAACACCATTCTGGAGTTTTTGCCAAAGCAGAGGAGAACAGGCCTTTTCTCTGCCACTCAGACGCAGGAAGTGGAGAACCTGGTGAGAGCGGGCCTCCGGAACCCTGTCCGGGTCTCAGTGAAGGAGAAGGGCGTGGCAGCCAGCAGTGCCCAGAAGACCCCCTCCCGCCTGGAAAACTACTACATG GTATGCAAGGCAGATGAGAAATTTAATCAGCTGGTCCATTTTCTTCGCAATCATAAGCAGGAGAAACACCTGGTCTTCTTCAG CACCTGTGCCTGTGTGGAATACTATGGGAAGGCTCTGGAAGTGCTGGTGAAGGGCGTGAAGATTATGTGCATTCATGGAAAGATGAAATATAAACGCAATAAGATCTTCATGGAGTTCCGCAAATTGCAAAG TGGGATTTTAGTGTGCACTGATGTGATGGCCCGGGGAATTGATATTCCTGAAGTCAACTGGGTTTTGCAGTATGACCCTCCCAGCAATGCAAG CCTTGCTCGAGGTTTTGCCCTGCTGAGGATGCCCAAGATGCCAGAATTGAGAGGAAAGCAGTTTCCAGATTTTGTGCCCGTGGACGTTAATACCGACACGATTCCATTTAAAGATAAAATCAGAGAAAAGCAGAGGCAGAAACTCCTGGAGcaacaaagaagagagaaaacagaaaatgaagggagaagaaaattcataaaaaataaagcttGGTCAAAGCagaaagccaaaaaagaaaagaagaaaaaaatgaatgagaaaaggaaaagggaagag GGTTCTGATATTGAAGATGAGGACATGGAAGAACTTCTTAATGACACAAGACTCTTGAAAAAACTTAAGAAAGGCAAAATAACTGAAGAAGAATTTGAGAAGGGCTTGTTGACAACTGGCAAAAGAACAATCAAGACAGTGGATTTAGGGATCTCAGATTTGGAAGATGACTGCTGA